The genomic DNA ATGATTGTCAAATCATTATTTTTTTTTGATGCAAAATATCGGATTTTCTATAAAGGTTTTTGTAATGTTGTATATTGATTTTTATGGTTGACAAAAAAAGCCGTTTTTAAAGTTTCTGGCAAAAAATATTTAATGAAGAGGAAAAATTGAAAAACATTTTAGTAATGGGTGCTGCCGGTCAAATCGGATCGGAACTTGTTCCTGCATTGAGGAAAATTTATGGAGATTCTCATGTTGTTGCTTCCGATATTCGAACTGATATCAGTGAGGAATTCAGATGTGCGGGTCCGTATGAAGTTATCGATTGCCTTGAATCTCATAAACTTGTTCAAGTGATCGTGAAATATGAGATCGATACTGTTTTTAATTTAGTTGCTCTCCTTTCAGCAGTAGGTGAAGCACAACCGCAAGTTGCCTGGAAGATCAATGTTGGAGGTCTTCTTAATATTTTGGAAATTGCTCGAGAGTTGAAATTTGCAGTTTTTACTCCCAGTTCTATCGGAGCCTTTGGACTTTCAACTCCTCATGACAACACTCCTCAGGATACGATCATGCGACCAAATTCGATTTACGGTGTAACCAAAGTTGCCGGTGAACTTCTCTGTGATTATTATTTTTATAAATATGGGATCGATACACGCGGAGTTCGTTATCCGGGAATTATTTCCAATGTCACACTTCCAGGGGGAGGAACAACTGATTATGCAGTCGATATTTATTATAAAGCAATTCAGGAGAAGAAATTTACCTGCAATTTGAAAGCCGGAACTTTCCTCGATATGATGTATATGCCGGATTGCATCAGAGCCGCAGTTGAGTTGATGGAAGCAGATCCTTCTAAACTGAAGCACAGGAATTGTTTCAATGTGGCAGCAATGAGTTTCGAACCGGAAATGATCGCTGCTGAAATTAAAAAACACATTCCTGATTTTACAATGGATTATAATATAGATCCTGTTCGTCAAGCAATTGCTGAAAGTTGGCCCAATAAAATGGATGATTCTGTTGCTTTTCAAGAATGGGGTTGGAAACACGAATATGATCTTCCGAAAATGACGGAAGATATGTTGAAAGTGCTCTCAAATAAATTAAATAATTAATAAATAAATTAAATAATTAATAAATTAAAGAATGAAGGAATTAATTCTTTGCGCCTTCGCGTCTTTGCGGTTAATAAATGATTAATAGAAAAATTCGTGTCTTTGCGGTAAATAAATGATCTTTGGAATCGGGATCGATATTATTGAAGTGGAGCGAGTTAAAAAACTCATTTCTAAAAAAGATAAATATCTGAAAAAAATTTATACTGAAACAGAAATAAAATATTGCGAAAAATTTAAAAGGAATGAGCAGGAATATGCAGGTAGATTTTCAGCAAAAGAAGCTTTTTCCAAAGCACTTGGAACAGGAATAAGTCACGGTATAAAATTCAATGAGATCGAGATTGTTAATGATAAACTGGGAAAACCGGAAATTAATCTTTATGGAGGAACAAAAGAGTATTTTGAAAAAAAAGGATTAAAAAATATTTTTGTCTCGATTTCTCATTTGAAGGAGTATGCGACCGCGGTGGTGGTGATCGAGAAGTAAAAAAAGGAGGAATAATGCACACACAAGTTTTTAGAACAAAAGTCCATGAAGATGGGGTTATTAGAATTCCTGAAATAAAAAATCTGGTTAATCATTATGTTGATGTTTATCTTCGCGATAGAACAGATGTGAAAAAAAATGAAAAAATGACTTTTAGAAAGTTTATTAAAAAATGGGAAGGGATAATTGAGGGAGCAGATCCTGATAAAATGAAATTTGAATTTCTAAAGGAAAAATATAAACTATGAATATATTGATCGACACAAATATCATTTTAGATTTAGCTTTGAGAAGAAAACCTTTTAATACAGTAGCAAAACAGTTTTTTGCTTTCCTTGAAGACAATGAAAATAATTTTAAAGGTTATGTGAGTTCATCGACAATTTCTGATCTATATTATATTATCTCAAAAACAAAATCAAAAACTTATGCTTATGATTTTATTAAAGATTTTGTCCTTTTATTAGAGATAGCAACAGTAGATAAAGCAGTGATTTTAAACGCTTTTGACTCAACAATCGATGATTTCGAAGATGCAATCCAGGAAAGTTCTGCTCTCTTAAATGATATTGATATTATCATTACCAGAAATGATAAAGATTTCAAAAACTCAAGAATAAAAATCTATAATCCGCAAGAATTTCTTGAAGAAATACAATATAAAAGGAGAATATAAAAATGTCAAACATCGGCTCATACGAAGAAAGACTAAAAAATTTCAACTGGTCGATTTCCGAAAAGGAACTCGATTATCAAGACGGAGATGTGATCAATATCGGTTGGTATTGTTCGGATCGAATTTGTGAGATGGGAAAAGCAGATAAACTCGCTCTCATCTGGGAAGGTCTTGGCGGGAAAGAGAAGAAATACACTTTTAATGATGTCAGAATTAATAGTAACAAAATGGGAGCTTTTTTAAGAAGTCTCGGCATCAAAAATGAAGACAGAGTTTGTCTTTTTATGGATAAAATTCCGGAACTTTACATCGGATTTCTGGGTGTTCTGAAAATTGGAGCGATCGCTCAACCTTTGTTTTCCGCTTTTGGAGATGAATCTTTACATGTTCGTCTTGATAATGCTGAAACAACAGCGATCATCACCCAAAGAAAACATGTCGGGAAAGTGCGGAAACTGATCGAAAAAAGTCCGTATTTAAAACATATCATCATTGTCGATCATGATGGGAAAAAACCTTTGAAGGAAAGAGAATTAACCTTTGATATGGAATCTTACAAAGAATCGAAAGATTTTGAGATCTTTCCGACAAAAGCAGAATCTCCATCGGTTCTTCATTATACATCAGGAACGACCGGACAACCAAAAGGTGTAATGCATGTTCATTATTCCCTGATCTCGCAGTATCTAACTGCAAAATGGGTTCTCGATCTACAGGAAAATGATATTTACTGGTGTACAGCAGATCCGGGTTGGGTAACTGGAACTTCTTACGGAATTATCGGACCTTGGAGTTTAGGAATTACGCAATGTGTTCTCGATACCGGATTTTCCGCTCAAAACTGGTATGAATTTATCCAGAAGCATAAAATTACGATGTGGTATTCCGCTCCGACAGCCATTCGTTCTTTAATGAAAGCCGGAGATGATATTATCAAGGAATATGATCTATCTTCATTACGACATCTGGCAAGTGTGGGAGAACCTTTGAATGCCGAAGCTGTGATCTGGTCGGGAAAAGTTTTCGGACATCAATTCCTCGATACTTACTGGCAAACTGAAACCGGTTCGATGATGCTGACGAATTTTCCAAATATGAAGATAAAACCGGGTTCGATGGGTAAACCATTTCCGGGAATCACAGCAACTGTTGTTGATCCTAAAACTTATGAACCGATCACAGAAACAGGCAAAATTGGATTAATCGCTTTCAAACCGGGATGGCCTGCCATGATGAGAACTTACTGGAATAACGAAGAAACTTACAAATCGAAATTCAAGAATGGCTGGTATTTGCCGGGAGATCGTTCAACAATCGACAAAGACGGATATTTCTGGTTCGTGGGCAGAGATGACGATGTGATCAATACTGGCGGACATCTTGTTAGTCCA from Candidatus Cloacimonadota bacterium includes the following:
- a CDS encoding NAD-dependent epimerase/dehydratase family protein, producing MKNILVMGAAGQIGSELVPALRKIYGDSHVVASDIRTDISEEFRCAGPYEVIDCLESHKLVQVIVKYEIDTVFNLVALLSAVGEAQPQVAWKINVGGLLNILEIARELKFAVFTPSSIGAFGLSTPHDNTPQDTIMRPNSIYGVTKVAGELLCDYYFYKYGIDTRGVRYPGIISNVTLPGGGTTDYAVDIYYKAIQEKKFTCNLKAGTFLDMMYMPDCIRAAVELMEADPSKLKHRNCFNVAAMSFEPEMIAAEIKKHIPDFTMDYNIDPVRQAIAESWPNKMDDSVAFQEWGWKHEYDLPKMTEDMLKVLSNKLNN
- a CDS encoding holo-ACP synthase; translation: MIFGIGIDIIEVERVKKLISKKDKYLKKIYTETEIKYCEKFKRNEQEYAGRFSAKEAFSKALGTGISHGIKFNEIEIVNDKLGKPEINLYGGTKEYFEKKGLKNIFVSISHLKEYATAVVVIEK
- a CDS encoding PIN domain-containing protein, with product MNILIDTNIILDLALRRKPFNTVAKQFFAFLEDNENNFKGYVSSSTISDLYYIISKTKSKTYAYDFIKDFVLLLEIATVDKAVILNAFDSTIDDFEDAIQESSALLNDIDIIITRNDKDFKNSRIKIYNPQEFLEEIQYKRRI
- the acsA gene encoding acetate--CoA ligase → MSNIGSYEERLKNFNWSISEKELDYQDGDVINIGWYCSDRICEMGKADKLALIWEGLGGKEKKYTFNDVRINSNKMGAFLRSLGIKNEDRVCLFMDKIPELYIGFLGVLKIGAIAQPLFSAFGDESLHVRLDNAETTAIITQRKHVGKVRKLIEKSPYLKHIIIVDHDGKKPLKERELTFDMESYKESKDFEIFPTKAESPSVLHYTSGTTGQPKGVMHVHYSLISQYLTAKWVLDLQENDIYWCTADPGWVTGTSYGIIGPWSLGITQCVLDTGFSAQNWYEFIQKHKITMWYSAPTAIRSLMKAGDDIIKEYDLSSLRHLASVGEPLNAEAVIWSGKVFGHQFLDTYWQTETGSMMLTNFPNMKIKPGSMGKPFPGITATVVDPKTYEPITETGKIGLIAFKPGWPAMMRTYWNNEETYKSKFKNGWYLPGDRSTIDKDGYFWFVGRDDDVINTGGHLVSPFEVESALLEHEAVAESAVVAKPDDVNMEVVKAFVHLNPGYEAGPDLELKIMNFIRKKLSPLAMPQEIEYVNSLPKTRSGKIMRRLLHAKEWGEEIGDTSTLEDDE